The DNA sequence AAATCAGGGAGATCCTGAATCTGCTCAGTGAAATCACAGGCAAACAGAAGATCCGGTCCTATCTCCCCACCTGGTTTATCCGGCGAACCGCCCCGCTGGCGGAACTGTATTACCGGCTGCGCCATGAGTCCCCACTGTTCACCAGCTATTCAATAGAGACACTCACGGCGGACAATCACTATTCCCATGACAAAGCCGCCATGGAACTCGGCTTCCAGACCAGAGACATGCGGCAGACGCTTTATGACACCTGGCAGTGGCTGGCAGCGCAGGGGCGAATCAAGCGCTAATCAGGTAGAGACTATAGGCGAAGCTGTCCGGCTCGTTTGGTATTATGAAAGCAGAAGTCCAGATCAATCCAGATCAATCCAGATAAATCCAGATCAATCCAGATCAATAAGGAAAGGGAAGGGAAATCATGCCGTTACAAATCAAATTTGGAGACATAACAAAACAGGATGTCGATGCCATCGTCAACGCGGCGAACAACTCCCTGCTGGGCGGCGGCGGAGTGGATGGAGCGATTCATCGGGCAGCCGGCCCGGAACTTCTCGAGGAATGCCGCACCCTGGGAGGCTGTCCGACTGGCGAAGCGAAAATCACCGGCGGATACCGGCTCAAAGCACGTCATGTCATCCATACCGTGGGGCCCGTCTGGCAGGGGGGCTGGAAAGGGGAGGAACTGCTCCTGCGCTCGGCTTACCGACGGTCACTGGAACTGGCCCGGGACAACGGACTGGAGTCCGTTGCCTTTCCCCTGATTTCCTCAGGTATTTACGGGTATCCCAAAGCCGAAGTCCTGAAAGTGGCGATATCGGAAATCACAAACTTCCTGGAAGAGACGGACCTGGCCGTAGATCTGATCATCTATGATCGGGAGAGCTTTCAACTGTCTCCGGATCTGGTGGAGGACATCAGCTCCTATCTGGAAGATCAGTTTGAGGACCAGCTGGCAGAAGCTGCCCAAATCGTGGAACATCCGGAGGATGCAGCCCGCAAGCTGCGCCGACGCTCCCTGCAGGAGAGAAATCTGGAGGACCCGGTTTCATTTCTTACCCTGGATCGGGTGGAGCAGAGCCGGCCGCTGGAAGGACCGAACGGCCAAAGGGAACACTATGAGGTTCCACGCCGCAAGGCGGAAACCCTGGAGGACTACCTGAACCGTCCCTGGGAAAGCTTTTCCGAACGACTGCTGCGCCTGATCGATGACCGGGGAATCAGCGACGTACTGGCATACAAACGAGCCAACCTGGATCGCAAGCTGTTCTCCAAGATTCGCAGCAATCCAAACTATCAGCCCAGCAAAGCCACCGTGCTGGCCTTTGCCATTTCCCTGAAGCTGTCGCTGGAGGAAACCCGGGAACTGCTTCGGACCGCCGGATATGCCCTGTCACCAGCCAGCCGGTCGGATCTGATCGTGGAGTACTTTATTCGCAGCGGTATCTATGACATTCATGAAATCAACCAGGCCCTGTTCTACTTTGGGCAGGCCCTGCTGGGCGCCTGATTCCAGGGTTAACATTGCAGAAGCTTTTAATTGATGCGATGTGGCTGGCATTCATTGGAGTCCGATCCAGCTGGCCATTTTGAACTCTTGTCAACTCCAATTCAGACCGGGAGGTGCTCCATGACCTGCAGTGTGATCGTTCCCATCCGAAACAGCGAATCGTTTCTGAACCGATGCCTCAACAGCGTTCTGCGACAGACCTGGACTGACTGGGAACTCCTGTTGATTGATGATGCCTCATCGGACCGAAGCCTGGAGATCTGCTTCAAATATGCCGAATTTGACCCGCGGATCCGGGTGCTGACGCTGGATGGCCGGGGGCCAGGTGCTGCCCGCAACGCAGGCCTTGAGGCCATGCGCGGGGACACCGTGTGCTTTGTGGATTCGGATGACTGGATCGAACCCGACATGCTGGAAGTAATGTGGAACGCACTTCAGCGAACCGGGAGCAATGCCGCGCTGTGCGGCTACCAAAAGGAGTATCCGGATCATGTCAAAACCATGGAGATCCCCTGGCCCGAAGCGGAGCTGAATCAGGTCCAGATCCAGAATGAGGTGATTCCGGCTCTCCTGGGTCCGGATCATCTGATGGGAACACCCACCGTCTTTATGGGCAGCGTCTGGCGGCTGATGATCCAAACCGAGGAGATCACCCGACGCAGCCTGCGGTTTCCGGAGGATCTGCACATCATGGAAGATCTGCTGTTTACCATGACCTTATTCCTTCCACTACCGAAGCTGGCATTGGTTCATCAGCCGCTTTACCATTACCTGATCCATCCTCAATCACTGGTTCACCGCCATGAAAGCCATCTGT is a window from the Clostridiaceae bacterium HFYG-1003 genome containing:
- a CDS encoding glycosyltransferase; its protein translation is MTCSVIVPIRNSESFLNRCLNSVLRQTWTDWELLLIDDASSDRSLEICFKYAEFDPRIRVLTLDGRGPGAARNAGLEAMRGDTVCFVDSDDWIEPDMLEVMWNALQRTGSNAALCGYQKEYPDHVKTMEIPWPEAELNQVQIQNEVIPALLGPDHLMGTPTVFMGSVWRLMIQTEEITRRSLRFPEDLHIMEDLLFTMTLFLPLPKLALVHQPLYHYLIHPQSLVHRHESHLYEVRKAVQHRLEKVLKSYWNDQLATRLNIRYLLFTKTALEREATFPEQTPEEKMDRIKQILMDDELSQRLTAVDLEDLPQSEQELYQAMARQDAPAILIHFLKD
- a CDS encoding O-acetyl-ADP-ribose deacetylase; protein product: MPLQIKFGDITKQDVDAIVNAANNSLLGGGGVDGAIHRAAGPELLEECRTLGGCPTGEAKITGGYRLKARHVIHTVGPVWQGGWKGEELLLRSAYRRSLELARDNGLESVAFPLISSGIYGYPKAEVLKVAISEITNFLEETDLAVDLIIYDRESFQLSPDLVEDISSYLEDQFEDQLAEAAQIVEHPEDAARKLRRRSLQERNLEDPVSFLTLDRVEQSRPLEGPNGQREHYEVPRRKAETLEDYLNRPWESFSERLLRLIDDRGISDVLAYKRANLDRKLFSKIRSNPNYQPSKATVLAFAISLKLSLEETRELLRTAGYALSPASRSDLIVEYFIRSGIYDIHEINQALFYFGQALLGA